Part of the Opitutus sp. ER46 genome is shown below.
CCACCGATCCCGCGCTGAACGAGCGGGTGCGGCGCGTGGGGCAGCGGATTGCGCGCGCCGTGGGCAACGACCTGCCGGGCGCGCAGTGGGAGTTCACGGTGTTTGAGTCGGACCAGGTGAATGCGTTCGCGCTGCCGGGAGGCAAGGTGGGCGTGTACACGGGATTGCTGCGGCTCGCGGCGACGGATGACGAACTCGCGACGGTGATTGGGCACGAGATCGGCCACGTGACGGCGCGGCACGGGGCGGAGCGGATGACGGAGGCGCAGATTGCAGGCGGGCTCGGTGAACTCGGCGCGAGTGCGCTGCAGACGAAGATCGGGGATCCGAAGCAGCTCGAACTCTACAAGGCGGCGTACGGCGGACTCGTGACGGTGGGCTACACGTTGCCGCATTCACGCGCGCAGGAGAGCGAGGCGGATCGCATGGGCGTGGTTTACGCGGCGCGGGCAGGGTACGATCCGCGGGCGGCGATCACCTTCTGGGAGAAGATGGTCGCGCAGCAGAAGTCGTCGGCGGGGCAAAGCATCGTGGCGAAGCTGCTGTCGAGTCACCCGGCCGACGAGAAACGGATCACGGACCTGCAGGCGATGATGCCGGAGATGGTCCCGATCTATAACGAGGCGAAGCTCCGGCCGTGATGGACAACGGATCTCTTGGTGGCCGCAAGAAGGCGCAAAAGGCGCAAGGGGAGCGGGACACGGAGCGCCTCCGTTTACTCCCTTAGCTCCTGTGAAAATTGCCTGGAAGTTCGGTGGCTCGAAACAGACCAACCCCCGATCCGTCTTACAGGAGGCAACTGAGCCAACAGAGGGTTTGAGCTGAAATTACGTCGAAATCGTGAACCGAGCGTCGAAGGCCCGCATCGGGTTGGTTTTCCTCCGTGTCCTCCTTCGGCCTCGGTGCGCTCTGTGACGAGATCGAGACGCCTTCTGGGTGAAAGTGAGAGTGGGGAGCCCTCAGCCCGAACGAGAACGAGAACCTCCCTACTTCAGTTCTCGCGGAGCGAGAACTGCTCAATCCCTCTCTGAAGAGTAAGAGAAAGACCTCGGTGACTGGCTTCCGGCCTCCGGCTTCCGGCCTCTGGCTTCGGGCTTCGGGCCTCCGGACTCCGGCTTCTGGCTTCCGGACTCTGGCTTCTGGCTTCCGGACTCTGGCTTCCGGACTCCGGCCGGTCACGGGCGGAGCGAGCTTCGGAAGAGGTTTAGGAGTTCGAGGGCGGCGGAGAAGACGGGCGTCTTGCCGGCGCCGACGGCGGTTTCCAGGGCGGCCATGCGGTCGCGGATGGCGGGGGTGGCGTAGAACTCGGTGCGGAGGCCCTCGGCGATGAGGGCGTGCATCCACTCCACGGCCTGCACGCGGCGGCGGTCGGCGAGGGCGCCGATGGCTTCGACGTGCTGGAAGTAGGCGGTGGTGGTGTTCCAGACGTCGGGGATGCCCGCCTTGGTGAGCGCGGAGGCGAGGAGGGCGGGCGTTTCCCAGCCCTCGGTGGCGCGGTGAAGGTAGTGCAACACGCGCTTCATCTCCGCCTGGGCGGCGGTGGCGCGGTGCAGGTTGTCGCCGTCGGCCTTGTTGATGACGAGCGTGTCGGCGAGCTCGATGATGCCCTTCTTGATGCCCTGCACCTCGTCGCCGGCGCCGGCGATCATGAGGACGAGGAAGAAGTCGACCATGGAGCGGACGGTGACCTCGTTCTGGCCGACGCCGACGGTTTCGACGATGACAACATCGAAGCCGGCGGCTTCGCAGACGAGCATGGCCTCGCGGGTCTTGCGGGCGACGCCGCCGAGGGAGCCGCCGGAGGGGGACGGGCGGATGAAGGCGTTGGGCTGCTGGCTGAGTTTCTCCATGCGCACCTTGTCGCCGAGGATGGAGCCGCCGGTGAGGGTGCTGGAGGGGTCGATGGCGAGGACGGCGACCTTGTGGCCGAGCTCGGTGAGATGGCAGCCGAAGGCCTCGATGAACGTGCTCTTGCCGGCGCCGGGGATGCCGGTGATGCCGATGCGGCGGGACTTGCCGGTGTGCGGGAGGAGGCGGGAGAGAAGCTGTTGCGCCTGCTCCTGGTGGTGGGCGGCGTTGCTCTCGATGAGCGTGATGGCGCGACCGAGGATGGTGCGCTGGCCGGCGAGGACGCCCTCGGCGTATTCGTCGAGGCTGAGCTGGCGGCGCTTAATGCCGGAGCCGGCGCGCGCGCTGGCGACGGGCGTGGCGCCCTGCATGACCCGGGTCGCGAAGGCGGGACCGGCGTTCTCCGGCACCCAGTCGGGGCGCGGTTGCGGGCAGTGGGCGTGATGAGGGTCGGACGCGGACATCGGCGGAAAATGGGAGCGGGCTGGGTATAAAGCAAAGTGGCGCCGGCCCACAAGGAGCCGGCGCCACTCGAGAGACGATCTAGATCAAATGCGCTCGAGCAGCAGGTCGAGCACGCGATCGGTGGACTTCGGGATGACGGTGCCGGGGCCGAAGATGGCCGAGGCGCCGTTGGCCAGCAGGAAGTCGTAATCGGGCGCGGGGATGACGCCGCCGCACACGATCATGATGTCCTCGCGGCCGAGGGCCTTGAGGGCGTCGCGGAGGGCGGGGAGGAGCGTCTTGTGACCGGCGGCGAGCGAGCTCATCGCGACCACGTGGACGTCGTTTTCCACGGCCATCTTGGCGGCTTCCTCGGGCGTCTGGAAGAGCGGCCCGATGTCGACGTCGAAGCCCAGGTCGGCCATCGCGGTGGCGACGACCTTGGCGCCGCGGTCGTGTCCATCCTGACCCAGCTTGGCGATCAGGATGCGGGGGCGGCGGCCCTCCTTGGCTTCGAACTTGGCGATCTTCTTTTTGATCTCCTGCACGGATTTCTCCTCTCCGAATTCCTGGCGGTACACGCCCGAGATGGAGCGGATCTGGGCCTGGTAGCGGCCGAAGACCTCCTCGAGGGCGCTGCTGATTTCACCGAGGGTGGCGCGCGCCTGGGCGGCGGCGACGGCGAGTTCGAGCAGGTTGCCCTGGCCGGACTTCGCGCAAGCGGTGAGGGCGGCGAGGGCGGCCTTGCAGGCGGCCTCGTTGCGGGCGCCGCGCAGTTCCTTGAGGCGCTTGATCTGCGACTCGCGGACGGCGGTGTTGTCGACCTCGAGGATGTCGAGCGGGGCCTCCTGCTCGAGGCGGTACTTGTTGAGGCCGACGATGGTCTCCTTGCCGGAGTCGATCTTGGCCTGGCGGCGGGCGGCGGCCTCCTCGATGCGGAGCTTCGGGATGCCGGCCTCGATGGCCTTGGTCATGCCGCCGAGCTTCTCGACCTCGGCCAGGTGGGCGCGGGCCTTCGTGATGAGCTCGTTGGTGAGGTATTCGACATAGTAGCTGCCGCCCCACGGATCGACGACGTTGCACACGCCGGTCTCCTGCTGCAGGTGCAGCTGGGTGTTGCGGGCGATGCGCGCGGAGAAGTCGGTCGGGAGGGCGATGGCCTCGTCGAGGGCGTTGGTGTGCAGGGACTGCGTGTGACCGCAGACGCTGGCGAGCGCCTCGAGGGAGGTGCGGGCGACGTTGTTGAACGGGTCCTGCTCGGTGAGCGACCAGCCGGAAGTCTGCGAGTGCGTGCGCAGGGCGCTGGACTTCGGGTTCTTCGGGTTGAACTGCCCGACGATCTCGGCCCACAGCGTGCGGGCGGCGCGCATCTTCGCGACCTCCATGAAGAAGTTCTTGCCGATGGCCCAGAAGAAGGAGAGCCGCGGCGCGAAGGCGTCGACATTGAGGCCGGCCTTGACGCCGGTGCGGAGGTACTCGAGGCCGTCGGCGAGCGTGTAGGCGAGCTCGAGGTCGGCGGTGGCGCCGGCTTCCTGCATGTGGTAGCCGGAGATGGAGATCGAGTTGAACTTCGGCATCTTCTGCGAGGTGAACGCGAAGATGTCGGCGATGATCTTCATCGAGGGAGCGGGCGGATAGATGTAGGTGTTCCGCACCATGAACTCCTTGAGGATGTCGTTCTGGATCGTGCCCGCGAGCTCCTCGAGCTTGGCGCCCTGTTCGAGCGCGGCGCAGATGTAGAACGCCATCACGGGGAGGACCGCGCCGTTCATCGTCATCGAGACGGAGACCTTGTTCAGCGGGATGTCGCGGAACAGGACCTGCATATCGAGGACGGAGTCGATCGCGACGCCCGCCTTGCCGACGTCACCGACCACGCGGGGGTGGTCGCTGTCGTAGCCGCGGTGGGTGGCGAGATCGAACGCGACGGACAAGCCGGCCTGGCCGGCGGCCAGGTTACGCTTGTAGAAGGCGTTGGACTCCTCGGCGGTGGAGAAACCCGCGTATTGGCGGATGGTCCACGGCTTCTGGACGTACATGGTGGCGTACGGCCCGCGGGTGAACGGGGCGATGCCGGGCATGGTGTCGAGGGTGGGCGCCGGCGGCAGGTTGGCCGCGGTGAACACCGGCTGCACCGGAATTTGCTCGTACGTCTGCCAGGCATCGGCCGCCGGGGCGGCGCCAGCCGAAGGCTTCGCGTCGAAGGCGAAGGAATCGTAGGCGAGCTTGGTGAAATCTGGCGCGTTCTTCATTTAAGGGCTCCGATCAGTTTCAGGAAGTTGGCGAGCAGGTCGTAGACGCTGGCGCGGATGTGGATGAACTCGTCGATGCCGGCGGCGCGGAAAGCGGCGACGGTTTCCTTTTCGGCGGGGAGGCCGGCGAGCACGAGCTTGAGGTCGGGCTTGGCGGCCTTGGCCGCGGCGGCGAACGCCGGGACGAGGGTCGGGTAGGTGTCGTCGGTCGAGCAGAGGACGGCGATCGCGGCGCCGGACTCAGCGGCGGCCTTGGCGGCGGCCTCGGGCGTGTCGAACGCCTGCTTGGCGACGATTTCAAAACCGCCCGGGGCAAAGAAGCCGGCCGAGAAGTCGGCGCGGGCCTTGTGCTGGAGGACGGGGCCCATCTTCGCGAGGAACACGCGCGGGCGCTTGCCACCGTTGGCGGCGGCGTAGGCGTCGGACGCGGCGCGGAGGGTTTCGAAGCCGGCGGAGGCGCGGAAGGCGGCGACCGGCGTGGCCTCGGCTTCCGGCGCGCTGGTGGCGACGGTGAGCTGGGCGGCGGCGGTGCCGGCGGCGGCGGCCTTGACGGCGCTGGCGAAGGTCTCGGACCAGTTGGCGCCGGCGGTGACCTTGGCGGCTTTGGCCTTCGCGGCCTTGGCCTTCTTGGCGGGCTTGGCGGCCTTCGGGGCGAGCGGCTTCTCCTTCAGGTTGGGGAAGAGGTTCGTGCCGATGAGGCCGAGGCGGCGCTTGCCGATGGCGTCGGTCTTCTCGTTGGCGGCGTCGGTCGCGAGCTTCTGGAGGAAGCCCTCGCGGACGGCGGCGGCGTAACCGCCCTTGGCCTCGATGCTCTGGAAGAGCTCCCAGGCCTTGTGGGCGAGTTCGTCGGTGAGCTTCTCGACGTACCACGAGCCACCCGCGGGATCAGCAGTCTGCGTGAAGCTGAATTCCTCGGCGAGGACGGTGTGGACGTTGCGCGCGATGCGGCGGGAGAAGTCGTCGGTGGAACCGGTGACCTCGTCGAACGGCGCGATGTGGAGGCTGTCGCAGCCGCCGAGGACGGCGGAGAGGGCCTCGGTGGTGACCCGCAGCATGTTCACGTGCGGATCGAGGAGGGTCTTGTTCCAGCGGCCGGTGGCGGCGTGGACGGCGGACTTGGCGGCGGTCGCGGGGGCGGCGCCGAAGGCGACGAGGACGCGGGTCCAGAGGGAGCGCCAGGCGCGGAACTTCGCGATCTCGGTGAAGAACTGCGGGCCGACGGCGAATTGGACGCGGACGCGGGCTCCGGCGACGTCGGCGCTCACGTTGCGCTCCTGCAGGGCGCGGAGGTATTCCGCGGCCTCGGCGAGGGCGAAGGCAAGTTCCTGGACGGCGTTGGCACCGGCATCGCCCCAGACGCGGGCGTTGACGCCGATGGTGTGGAGCGCCGGGGCGTTCTGAGACGCCCAACGGGTCCATTCGGCGAGGTTGGTGTAGAGGTCGGCCAGGCTGTGGGGCAGGTGACCGGTCTTGACCCACTGGCTGAGCGGGTCGGCGGCGACGCTACCGGTGAGCTTGGCGAGCGGGACCTTGCGCTCTTCGGCGAGGGCCACGTAGAGGGCCGCGACCGGCAGGGCGTCGGCACCCGCCTCGAGGTGGGCGGGAATGGCGTCCAGCGCGACGCCGTCGAGGGCGGTGCGCAGGTCGGCGAGCGAGGAGACCGGGAGGCTCTCGCTCAGGACGACGCTGTCCTGGCCGCGCATAAGGTCGGCTTTTACTGCGGCGTTGAAATCCTTGGGCGTGGAGGCGGCGATCTCCTGGGCGATTTCCCAGGCGCGAGCCTTGTAACCCGTGGCGGACTTGCCGCGCAGGAAGGGCGCCTGGCCCGGCTGGGTCGCGACGTCCCGGAGGCCGACGAGATCGGCCCGCGTGTAGAGGGGTTGCAGGGCAACACCTTCGAACGTGCGGGTGACGAGTTTTTTATCGAAAGGCGCGCCCTTGAGCTCGGCTTCGACGGTTTTTTTCCATCGCGCGAACGCGTCGGTCACGGCCTCGATAGGCGCCGTATTGGTATTAGTATCTGGCACAGAGGACATCGTATGTGCAGTTGTGAGTTGTCAGTCGGATCCGAGGATACGCTGGCGGGTAACCGCTTCGCTCCGCAGAAATTGTCAAGAATCGGGCGTCGACCGGCGTTTCATCGGGACTATAAGCGTGCGGCATGGTCGATGACCCGCCAAGAAACGGGCGGGAACAGGCAAACCATGCGGCGCGCCCGGAGGTGCCGCTATGTAAGTATGATCAACAACTGGGCCATCGCGGCCCATCCAACTTATCACATCGGCTATGATCACTCGTATCGATCACCTGGGAATCGCGGTTCGTTCGCTGGACGAAACGATTCCGTACTACGAAAAAGCGCTCGGTCTGAAGTGCGAGCACCGCGAGGAGGTTCCCTCGCAGAAGG
Proteins encoded:
- a CDS encoding methylmalonyl-CoA mutase family protein; translation: MSSVPDTNTNTAPIEAVTDAFARWKKTVEAELKGAPFDKKLVTRTFEGVALQPLYTRADLVGLRDVATQPGQAPFLRGKSATGYKARAWEIAQEIAASTPKDFNAAVKADLMRGQDSVVLSESLPVSSLADLRTALDGVALDAIPAHLEAGADALPVAALYVALAEERKVPLAKLTGSVAADPLSQWVKTGHLPHSLADLYTNLAEWTRWASQNAPALHTIGVNARVWGDAGANAVQELAFALAEAAEYLRALQERNVSADVAGARVRVQFAVGPQFFTEIAKFRAWRSLWTRVLVAFGAAPATAAKSAVHAATGRWNKTLLDPHVNMLRVTTEALSAVLGGCDSLHIAPFDEVTGSTDDFSRRIARNVHTVLAEEFSFTQTADPAGGSWYVEKLTDELAHKAWELFQSIEAKGGYAAAVREGFLQKLATDAANEKTDAIGKRRLGLIGTNLFPNLKEKPLAPKAAKPAKKAKAAKAKAAKVTAGANWSETFASAVKAAAAGTAAAQLTVATSAPEAEATPVAAFRASAGFETLRAASDAYAAANGGKRPRVFLAKMGPVLQHKARADFSAGFFAPGGFEIVAKQAFDTPEAAAKAAAESGAAIAVLCSTDDTYPTLVPAFAAAAKAAKPDLKLVLAGLPAEKETVAAFRAAGIDEFIHIRASVYDLLANFLKLIGALK
- the meaB gene encoding methylmalonyl Co-A mutase-associated GTPase MeaB, whose amino-acid sequence is MSASDPHHAHCPQPRPDWVPENAGPAFATRVMQGATPVASARAGSGIKRRQLSLDEYAEGVLAGQRTILGRAITLIESNAAHHQEQAQQLLSRLLPHTGKSRRIGITGIPGAGKSTFIEAFGCHLTELGHKVAVLAIDPSSTLTGGSILGDKVRMEKLSQQPNAFIRPSPSGGSLGGVARKTREAMLVCEAAGFDVVIVETVGVGQNEVTVRSMVDFFLVLMIAGAGDEVQGIKKGIIELADTLVINKADGDNLHRATAAQAEMKRVLHYLHRATEGWETPALLASALTKAGIPDVWNTTTAYFQHVEAIGALADRRRVQAVEWMHALIAEGLRTEFYATPAIRDRMAALETAVGAGKTPVFSAALELLNLFRSSLRP
- a CDS encoding M48 family metallopeptidase; this encodes MKRFTLVFVPLAVAVIAGCYTNPVTGRKSLVTATPEEEVKLGAQAFADVTKDEKVSTDPALNERVRRVGQRIARAVGNDLPGAQWEFTVFESDQVNAFALPGGKVGVYTGLLRLAATDDELATVIGHEIGHVTARHGAERMTEAQIAGGLGELGASALQTKIGDPKQLELYKAAYGGLVTVGYTLPHSRAQESEADRMGVVYAARAGYDPRAAITFWEKMVAQQKSSAGQSIVAKLLSSHPADEKRITDLQAMMPEMVPIYNEAKLRP
- the scpA gene encoding methylmalonyl-CoA mutase, yielding MKNAPDFTKLAYDSFAFDAKPSAGAAPAADAWQTYEQIPVQPVFTAANLPPAPTLDTMPGIAPFTRGPYATMYVQKPWTIRQYAGFSTAEESNAFYKRNLAAGQAGLSVAFDLATHRGYDSDHPRVVGDVGKAGVAIDSVLDMQVLFRDIPLNKVSVSMTMNGAVLPVMAFYICAALEQGAKLEELAGTIQNDILKEFMVRNTYIYPPAPSMKIIADIFAFTSQKMPKFNSISISGYHMQEAGATADLELAYTLADGLEYLRTGVKAGLNVDAFAPRLSFFWAIGKNFFMEVAKMRAARTLWAEIVGQFNPKNPKSSALRTHSQTSGWSLTEQDPFNNVARTSLEALASVCGHTQSLHTNALDEAIALPTDFSARIARNTQLHLQQETGVCNVVDPWGGSYYVEYLTNELITKARAHLAEVEKLGGMTKAIEAGIPKLRIEEAAARRQAKIDSGKETIVGLNKYRLEQEAPLDILEVDNTAVRESQIKRLKELRGARNEAACKAALAALTACAKSGQGNLLELAVAAAQARATLGEISSALEEVFGRYQAQIRSISGVYRQEFGEEKSVQEIKKKIAKFEAKEGRRPRILIAKLGQDGHDRGAKVVATAMADLGFDVDIGPLFQTPEEAAKMAVENDVHVVAMSSLAAGHKTLLPALRDALKALGREDIMIVCGGVIPAPDYDFLLANGASAIFGPGTVIPKSTDRVLDLLLERI